Proteins from one Molothrus aeneus isolate 106 chromosome 27, BPBGC_Maene_1.0, whole genome shotgun sequence genomic window:
- the LOC136566941 gene encoding uncharacterized protein KIAA1958 homolog, whose product MSESTSDRGCSSTSSLQADLSNLVIWAHTHGTICNQIPGLEFMQNTDHVSSDNAVLWMCRAGHAYHWHCGKSHNTGEEVTEAVGGRRRLLSSESLARESSFEEKKLRLTPSSFGVDQEDPGSTGSCGRSQGVTEQKADSPYTRNNEPKGSQNSRKAKFSAAEQHFSMSGSRVQTGEQDVKSKRYKDTEIVISDEEQCEADEDNKGDRISQDNVSEPSAEKLQMHHCQEMALHQPTASQKTAFAPTAKPPLARAYILQDPVSSSEDLSRNILRLAPSTAAGPVADASRARSLPGSAAPKGCPKPLPVPSTEAKAQPESPPSVMFFELQATAAVQQHLQLSPSECGTLGMGSSGDGAENVGEDSETSGSEQTPCSSAFQSPETHPPAALNGDVLNKQKKKKNNSTADIKVFEEWLRGHHPSETRKIHRLPPADLDHYLLSFFTSTKKQNGMDFSANSLNTFRCSINRYLQQHNYQYSILRGPEFKASQEAYKLKHHYLFQKKKEEWNVVENLTGEDVANLLEKGILSKTNPQGLLHLVFTNLIRGFGANTHHQAHQLYWGQVVLRKTKGEVEYLEWKDDLNPEGNEGELNPRLFAKPEDPENCPVSSYKEYARRRPADMLDDNHPLYLSPKSLYSVWDKVWYIRKALSKAKIDKILKVITQDVRGAVRKTKK is encoded by the exons atg AGTGAGAGCACCAGTGACAGAGGGTGCAGCAGTACCAGTTCCCTGCAAGCAGATCTCTCCAACCTTGTGATCTGGGCACACACTCATGGCACCATCTGCAATCAGATCCCAGGCCTGGAATTTATGCAGAACACAGATCATGTGAGCAGTGACAACGCTGTGCTGTggatgtgcagagctggacatgCCTACCACTGGCACTGTGGGAAGTCACACAACACAGGTGAAGAAGTGACTGAGGCTgtaggagggagaaggaggctCCTGTCTTCTGAGTCTTTGGCAAGAGAATCCAGCTTTGAGGAAAAGAAGCTCAGGCTGACCCCATCCTCTTTTGGGGTGGACCAAGAAGATCCTGGGAGCACAGGGTCGTGTGGCAGATCCCAGGGGGTCACTGAGCAGAAGGCTGACAGCCCCTACACAAGGAATAATGAGCCCAAGGGGAGTCAAAATAGCAGGAAAGCCAAattctctgcagcagagcagcacttctCCATGTCTGGTAGTAGAGTCCAGACTGGTGAACAGGATGTGAAGTCCAAAAGGTACAAAGACACAGAGATCGTTATCTCTGATGAAGAGCAGTGTGAGGCAGATGAAGACAACAAAGGAGACAGAATCAGCCAGGACAATGTGTCAGAGCCATCTGCTGAGAAGTTGCAGATGCACCACTGCCAGGAGATGGCATTGCACCAGCCAACAGCCTCCCAAAAAACTGCCTTTGCCCCTACAGCAAAGCCACCCCTAGCCCGTGCCTACATTCTGCAGGATCCTGTCAGCAGCTCAGAGGATCTGAGCAGGAACATCCTGAGGCTGGCTCCCTCCACTGCTGCAGGGCCCGTGGCTGATGCTTCCAGAGCAAGGAGCCTCCCAGGGTCAGCAGCACCAAAGGGatgtcccaaaccccttcctgtccccagcactgaaGCCAAGGCCCAGCCTGAATCACCGCCCTCAGTGATGTTCTTTGAGCTCcaagccactgctgctgttcagcAACATCTCCAGCTGAGCCCTTCAGAGTGTGGCACACTGGGAATGGGCTCCAGTGGGGATGGTGCTGAGAACGTGGGTGAGGACAGTGAGACATCAGGATCTGAGCAGACACCTTGTTCTTCAGCCTTCCAGAGTCCAGAGACACATCCACCTGCAGCCTTAAATGGAG ATGTGCTgaacaagcagaagaaaaagaaaaacaatagcACTGCAGACATAAAAGTGTTTGAAGAGTGGCTGAGGGGGCACCACCCCTCCGAGACACGCAAGATCCACAGGCTGCCGCCTGCAGACCTCGACCACTACCTGCTCTCCTTCTTCACATCTACCAAAAAACAGAATGGCATGGACTTTTCTGCCAATTCCTTAAACACCTTCCGGTGCAGCATCAACAGGTACCTCCAGCAGCACAACTACCAGTACAGCATATTGAGAGGGCCAGAGTTCAAGGCCTCTCAGGAAGCCTATAAATTAAAACATCATTATCTGTTtcaaaagaagaaggaagagtggAATGTTGTGGAGAACCTGACAGGTGAAGATGTGGCAAATCTTCTTGAGAAGGGAATTTTAAGCAAGACGAACCCTCAGGGCTTGTTGCACCTTGTATTCACCAACCTCATTAGGGGGTTTGGGGCAAACACCCACCACCAGGCCCACCAGCTGTACTGGGGACAGGTGGTGCTGAGGAAGACCAAAGGAGAGGTGGAGTACTTGGAGTGGAAGGATGATCTGAACCCTGAGGGAAATGAAGGGGAGCTAAACCCACGGCTCTTTGCCAAGCCTGAGGATCCAGAGAACTGCCCGGTCTCCAGTTACAAGGAGTATGCCAGGAGGAGGCCAGCAGACATGCTGGATGACAACCACCCTCTTTACCTGTCTCCCAAGTCACTGTACTCTGTCTGGGACAAAGTGTGGTACATCAGGAAGGCACTGTCAAAAGCCAAAATTGATAAAATCTTGAAAGTTATTACGCAGGATGTCAGAGGAGCAGTAAGGAAGACCAAGAAATAG